The genome window tgcagcttctaaAAGTTTTGTACAATTATCCTGTGTTTTCAGTTTCCCTCACTTGGATCTTCTAAATCTcaatgtttgtttggttgtatTTACAATAGGTAAATCGTTGGGTGGATCCATCTTTTAATGATTTCAGCAGCTCATACAGCTCCTCATTGCCTGGACGGAGGAAGGGCAGCTCTAAGCCTCAGTCCAAACGGCAACGAAAGAGCACAGGTGAAGCTGAGAGCACAGACTGTCAGTTGCCTTACGTGGACCAGGATGAACCCTGGGTGGACAGATATTTCCCCCACTCACAGGTTGGTGTCATTGATGCTGATATTCATTCTGCCATCCATGAATATGTGTAGTTTGACCTTTATAATTGGTTTTATATCAAACAGCGTGTCTGAGACACAGGTCAGATTATAATTTGTTATTACAACATGATAGGAAGATTTCTGGGTCCAGTATCTCTGTACCTCTAGTGTAGGGGGAAAAGTGGGCCTTAAGTGAGAGAACACAATAGAACACAAAATGTATCTGTGAGCAACTTTTCTTCCACTCCTGCCTTTTTTATATGTGGGCAGTGATGTAGGTCTGTGAGTTTCCGCAGGGTTGttatttgtgttgatgtgataaAGTTCCTCTCTACTAACAGTTTCGATTTGTATAGATGGAGCTCGCTGTCCACAAGAAGAAGATAGAAGAAGTGGAGAACTGGATAAGGGCTCAAACAAACTCAGCAAAGGTATTTAAAGCCTAAATGTTCATTCTTATTAATAATGAATCCATCAACTAAACTAATTTACCCTGAACAGAATCTATCTGTTATCATTTGAATGAACTGGTTCTCTGTCTACTGCAGGGTGGAGTTTTGCTACTGACAGGACCATCAGGCTGTGGAAAGACAGCTACGGTGCGGGTTCTGTGTCGAGAGCTGGGCTTCAGGATCCAGGAGTGGACAAACCCCGTCAACGTGGAGTCATACAGCTGTGGTGAACATGGTGGGGGCAGCTGTAACAGTTTCTGTTTTTACCCTAAAGTACCAGCACAATTCTAATTCTACAAAGTCTAatgctctgtgttctgtcagACTGGAGGATGAAGGACTATTCCTGCAGCTCCCAGTTAGCCCAGTTCCAGGACTTTCTTCTAAGGGCCAATAAGTACAATTGTCTGAGGATGTCAGTTGATGGAGgggctgcagagaggaagcTCATACTGGTGGAGGTATGAACTATGGGTTCAACTGCATTTGACCCCCAGTGCTAGTAGTGCAGTACATAGTGTAGTATACATTATAGTGACTGTGAACTGTTGTCACACCGATGCTTTGGTTCAGAGCTTGAAATCGATTAACTGTCTCTTTTGCATCTTTGAGCTCCAGATTTTCTATCCTAACATTCGACTTTTAATGTAATATTTGTTCTGGGTGATACATGAAAACAAATCATTGCTTAGCTTCATTTGCAGACGCAGTAGATAATTGAACATTTTAAACTGTTGGATAAACTCACTGTGAACCTGTACCTGTGGGACTCGTTATGCTGATTAATGTCTGCTTAGAACGTTGACACGTTGCCTCTTCTTCAGGACTTTCCAAACCAGTTCTACAGGCAGCCTGGCAACCTTCACAGTAACCTGAGGTAAGAGCTCATTGGATGCTCCTCACCTTCTGTTAATGCTTCACACAGGAGACTTAACTTGCTCACATGAAACAGCTGCTCATTTCCGTGTTGTGACGCCTACTGATACTGTGTCCTCCTGTGTCCTCCAGGCGTTTTGTGAAGACAAGTCGGTGTCCTCTGGTATTTATAGTGTCTGACAGTACTAGTGGAGACAGCAGCTCACGTGCTCTTTTTCCACGAGACATCCAAGAAGAGCTGGACATCAGCAACATCAGGTTCTGAAACATGCTCACTGCTGCATGAGACAGAAAGTAGCTCAATAGAAACTCACCTCCACCCAGAGAGCCATTCAGATCAGTTCAGTTTCATCTGTGGCACAGTGAGGAATGGCTCTAAGTGTGTATTCATGACCACATTCACTAAGTAAATGAAACgacgcatatacacacactacaCATGCTGAACATGTGGACACACCTCACTGATGTCTAGGATTTTGCTGTGTCATTAGCAGAAGACATTGCTTCAGACAGGggaacatgtttgtgtctgagctCTTTAATGGACCCCACAGTCACACTCTATGTCAGACAGCAGTGCTAGAGACAGTCTGATTAAGGTGACTTGCAGTAGCTATGACCCCTCTCACAGTCAGCTGGGCACCAGTTGCCCCACTCCCTACAGCAACCTTGCTGTGCTACCAGGGTTGTGGCACCCCCTTCGTGTTCTAGAGCAGTGGATCTAGCTTAAGCAGACCACAGAAGCGACTTCACACTCCAGGCCATGCTTGACTGATTGATGAGCAACAGAAAACTACAACtgtagcaaacacacacagcttccaCTATAAAAAGGTCACAGCTTGACTAGCCATCAGGGTATGTAATCGTATTGTAATGTAGTCTTAATGTTGAGGCCCTTGTGCTGACTAGCTTATAGTTTATCTTAATCACATCCAGCAAACCTCTGTAGATCCCCTTAACGTTTGGTGTGCTCTCTGTTTTCAGCTTTAACCCAGTGGCTCCAACCACAATGATGAAGGTTCTGACCCGCATTTCCAGCCAGGAGGCAGGAAAGGTGAGTCCCAGCTTTGCAGATGATGATCCACTGCGTTTCCAGCTGTATGTGTTTTCTGCAGTGAGTTTTCTTAtgtgagcagagctgtgggagGATGTGCTTACCAGACCAGGCCATGTTGGAGGCGCTGTGTACAGGGAGCTCGGGAGATATTCGCAGTGCTATCAACAGCCTCCAGTTCTCCTCCTTTCCAGGTCAGTGGTAAAGCTGCACATcacacaccacagcagatgAGCAGCAACATGCACGAAATATAGTATGAATCCCTTTTGATTTTTATGACCTCAAGGCCTTTGTAGAATAAACACTGTTTCCTTTGTCATGGCTTGACCTcaagaaacatttttatattgtaactttccagacacatcattggaGAAGGGGTTGTGGAGGATGAAGAAGGACCgaccatcatcttcatcactgggCAAAGCAGTTTCCAAAACAAaccagaggaagaagaaaacgaAGGCGTTAAAGGagcaggatgaggagcaggCGATCGGAGGGAAAGACGCctccctgttcctgttcagaGCACTGGGGAAGATCCTGCACTGTAAACGCAAGTCCCACGTCCCGCACAAACCTTTTGGCTGCTTTGCTCTTTGtaggaaaataaacaaagagcGGTGAATTGATCTTACTGGCAGGTTTCATGTATCATATGTTCTGATACGTAGATGTCTCTCCATTATTGTCCTGAACCCATTCTAACATGAGAGAATCATATTTACAACAGCCGTAATCTCAGCTACATGAAGATATTTAAGCCATTTTTTGCTTTTAGCTCTGTACAGTTGTGTGAtgaatcattttgtttttctctcaacAGGAGGAGACTGTGAAGGTGTTGATGCTGCCCCTGGTCCTGGTCTACCACCTCACCTCCGTCATCACCATAGAGAAGCACTGTTAGTAGACCCTGAGGTAGAAGAAGCCTTTTTGTGTATCACAGTCAAGTAACACGTCGCTTCTTTTCAGAACACTTAGAACTCCGTTTGTGTCTGTCTTCAGGTAATTGTTGAACGGTCACACTTGCCCGGGGAATTCTTCAACCTGTACCTC of Betta splendens chromosome 19, fBetSpl5.4, whole genome shotgun sequence contains these proteins:
- the rad17 gene encoding cell cycle checkpoint protein RAD17 isoform X1, which codes for MNKLPLGDKAASSKVNRWVDPSFNDFSSSYSSSLPGRRKGSSKPQSKRQRKSTGEAESTDCQLPYVDQDEPWVDRYFPHSQMELAVHKKKIEEVENWIRAQTNSAKGGVLLLTGPSGCGKTATVRVLCRELGFRIQEWTNPVNVESYSCGEHDWRMKDYSCSSQLAQFQDFLLRANKYNCLRMSVDGGAAERKLILVEDFPNQFYRQPGNLHSNLRRFVKTSRCPLVFIVSDSTSGDSSSRALFPRDIQEELDISNISFNPVAPTTMMKVLTRISSQEAGKSCGRMCLPDQAMLEALCTGSSGDIRSAINSLQFSSFPDTSLEKGLWRMKKDRPSSSSLGKAVSKTNQRKKKTKALKEQDEEQAIGGKDASLFLFRALGKILHCKRGDCEGVDAAPGPGLPPHLRHHHREALLVDPEVIVERSHLPGEFFNLYLHQNFLDFFSEVEDVERASEYLSDADLLTADWTSRSIMGEYGSSVAARGLLHANRQQVSVGFRPLHKPSWFLVNKKHRENCLTAQALFTSFCLTPVSLQTELLPYLAKLTNPMRNQAQIAFIQDVGQLSLRRFPASRLKLEALTDREPGQLEEEEEKAEKREVQDGAEEGLPASQPQPTTSQNLLEEEDLLIEEYDSD
- the rad17 gene encoding cell cycle checkpoint protein RAD17 isoform X2 gives rise to the protein MNKLPLGDKAASSKVNRWVDPSFNDFSSSYSSSLPGRRKGSSKPQSKRQRKSTGEAESTDCQLPYVDQDEPWVDRYFPHSQMELAVHKKKIEEVENWIRAQTNSAKGGVLLLTGPSGCGKTATVRVLCRELGFRIQEWTNPVNVESYSCGEHDWRMKDYSCSSQLAQFQDFLLRANKYNCLRMSVDGGAAERKLILVEDFPNQFYRQPGNLHSNLRRFVKTSRCPLVFIVSDSTSGDSSSRALFPRDIQEELDISNISFNPVAPTTMMKVLTRISSQEAGKSCGRMCLPDQAMLEALCTGSSGDIRSAINSLQFSSFPDTSLEKGLWRMKKDRPSSSSLGKAVSKTNQRKKKTKALKEQDEEQAIGGKDASLFLFRALGKILHCKRGDCEGVDAAPGPGLPPHLRHHHREALLVDPEVIVERSHLPGEFFNLYLHQNFLDFFSEVEDVERASEYLSDADLLTADWTSRSIMGEYGSSVAARGLLHANRQQVSVGFRPLHKPSWFLVNKKHRENCLTAQALFTSFCLTPVSLQTELLPYLAKLTNPMRNQAQIAFIQDVGQLSLRRFPARLKLEALTDREPGQLEEEEEKAEKREVQDGAEEGLPASQPQPTTSQNLLEEEDLLIEEYDSD